From a single Salvelinus sp. IW2-2015 linkage group LG22, ASM291031v2, whole genome shotgun sequence genomic region:
- the LOC111949580 gene encoding 2-hydroxyacyl-CoA lyase 2 isoform X2, with the protein MAMEIATALGCSVGFTFGGLVFVAYKLGLLYQLFHKTETQSPRHGGESVAEVLRAHGVKFVFTLVGGHISPILVACEKLGIRIVDTRHEATAVFAADAVARLSGTVGVAAVTAGPGLTNTVTAVKNAQMAESPLLLLGGAAGTLLQGRGALQDIDQMSLFKPLCKFCASVRSVREIVPTMRKALAIAQSGTPGPVFIEFPIDTLYPFHLVSKEFGVKNSPKGIMGKVVTWYLHNHLKNLFAGAWETRDVSPLPVHIPQATDDQVQKCIELVSRAKKPVILLGSQATLPPTPADDIRVALESLGIPCFLGGMSRGMLGRNSPLHIRQNRKYALKDADLVLLAGTVCDFRLSYGRVLNRRSKIIAVNRDKTQLLKNSDMFWKPNVAVQGDVGSFLLRLSKGLMGHKCPEDWPQRLKAGDVTKEKANRGKADEKTDRHLNPLSVLHHVDELMADDSIIVADGGDFVGSAAYIMRPRGPLRWLDPGAFGTLGVGGGFALGAKLCRPESEITT; encoded by the exons ATGGCAATGGAGATTGCCACCGCGCTGGGGTGCTCTGTTGGTTTTACTTTCGGAGGACTAGTATTTGTAGCGTATAAACTTGGTTTACTGTATCAGTTGTTTCATAAG ACTGAGACTCAGAGCCCTCGCCATGGTGGGGAGAGTGTGGCAGAGGTTCTGCGTGCCCATGGGGTTAAGTTTGTCTTCACCCTGGTGGGGGGGCACATCTCGCCCATCTTGGTGGCCTGCGAGAAGCTGGGCATCCGCATCGTGGACACCAGGCATGAGGCTACTGCCGTCTTTGCAGCTGATGCTGTAGCTAGGCTCTCAG GCACTGTAGGTGTAGCTGCAGTGACTGCTGGCCCAGGCCTGACTAACACAGTCACAGCAGTGAAGAACGCTCAGATGGCCGAGTCTCCACTGCTTCTCTTGGGGGGAGCTGCTGGAACACTACTTCAG GGTAGAGGAGCGCTGCAGGACATTGACCAGATGTCCCTGTTCAAGCCGCTGTGTAAGTTCTGCGCCTCGGTGAGGAGTGTGAGGGAGATCGTCCCCACGATGAGGAAGGCTCTGGCCATTGCCCAGTCTGGAACTCCAGGACCTGTGTTCATAGAGTTCCCCATTGACACACTCTACCCCTTCCACCTGGTGTCCAAAGAGTTCGGAGTGAAAAACTCTCCCAAGGGAATAATGGGGAAAGTTGTCACTTG gtacctccacaatcacctaaagaACTTGTTTGCTGGGGCCTGGGAAACCAGAGATGTTTCACCTCTCCCTGTGCACATCCCTCAGGCCACAGACGATCAG GTACAAAAGTGTATAGAGCTGGTGAGCAGAGCCAAGAAGCCTGTTAtcctactggggagccaggcaaCACTACCTCCAACACCTGCAGATGACATCAG GGTAGCCCTGGAGTCCCTGGGCATCCCTTGCTTCCTGGGGGGAATGTCCCGTGGCATGCTGGGWAGGAACAGTCCCTTGCACATCAGACAGAACAGGAAATATGCCCTAAAAGACGCAGACCTTGTGCTGCTAGCAG GAACTGTATGTGACTTCCGATTAAGCTACGGCAGAGTGCTGAACAGGCGCAGCAAGATCATTGCTGTCAACAGAGATAAGACTCAACTTCTGAAGAACTCTGACATGTTCTGGAAGCCCAATGTGGCCGTTCAGG GAGATGTAGGCTCCTTCCTACTCCGTCTCTCCAAAGGCCTCATGGGCCACAAATGTCCCGAGGACTGGCCACAGAGGCTCAAAGCAGGAGACGTCACCAAAGAGAAGGCTAATCG GGGGAAGGCTGATGAGAAGACGGACCGCCACCTGAACCCCCTGAGTGTCCTACACCATGTGGATGAGTTGATGGCTGACGACAGCATCATAGTGGCGGATGGGGGCGACTTTGTGGGCAGTGCTGCCTACATCATGAGACCAAGGGGCCCACTCCGCTGGCTGGATCCAG GAGCATTTGGAACCCTTGGTGTTGGAGGAGGGTTTGCTCTGGGAGCCAAGCTGTGTCGGCCTGAGTCAGAG ATTACCACATAG
- the LOC111949580 gene encoding 2-hydroxyacyl-CoA lyase 2 isoform X1, which yields MAMEIATALGCSVGFTFGGLVFVAYKLGLLYQLFHKTETQSPRHGGESVAEVLRAHGVKFVFTLVGGHISPILVACEKLGIRIVDTRHEATAVFAADAVARLSGTVGVAAVTAGPGLTNTVTAVKNAQMAESPLLLLGGAAGTLLQGRGALQDIDQMSLFKPLCKFCASVRSVREIVPTMRKALAIAQSGTPGPVFIEFPIDTLYPFHLVSKEFGVKNSPKGIMGKVVTWYLHNHLKNLFAGAWETRDVSPLPVHIPQATDDQVQKCIELVSRAKKPVILLGSQATLPPTPADDIRVALESLGIPCFLGGMSRGMLGRNSPLHIRQNRKYALKDADLVLLAGTVCDFRLSYGRVLNRRSKIIAVNRDKTQLLKNSDMFWKPNVAVQGDVGSFLLRLSKGLMGHKCPEDWPQRLKAGDVTKEKANRGKADEKTDRHLNPLSVLHHVDELMADDSIIVADGGDFVGSAAYIMRPRGPLRWLDPGAFGTLGVGGGFALGAKLCRPESEVWIIYGDGSLGYSVAEFDTFTRHKTPVIALVGNDACWSQISREQVPILGSNVACGLAFTDYHIVADGYGGKGTLIGREDEYKLDDIIKEAQKETREGRATLLNVLIGKTNFREGSISV from the exons ATGGCAATGGAGATTGCCACCGCGCTGGGGTGCTCTGTTGGTTTTACTTTCGGAGGACTAGTATTTGTAGCGTATAAACTTGGTTTACTGTATCAGTTGTTTCATAAG ACTGAGACTCAGAGCCCTCGCCATGGTGGGGAGAGTGTGGCAGAGGTTCTGCGTGCCCATGGGGTTAAGTTTGTCTTCACCCTGGTGGGGGGGCACATCTCGCCCATCTTGGTGGCCTGCGAGAAGCTGGGCATCCGCATCGTGGACACCAGGCATGAGGCTACTGCCGTCTTTGCAGCTGATGCTGTAGCTAGGCTCTCAG GCACTGTAGGTGTAGCTGCAGTGACTGCTGGCCCAGGCCTGACTAACACAGTCACAGCAGTGAAGAACGCTCAGATGGCCGAGTCTCCACTGCTTCTCTTGGGGGGAGCTGCTGGAACACTACTTCAG GGTAGAGGAGCGCTGCAGGACATTGACCAGATGTCCCTGTTCAAGCCGCTGTGTAAGTTCTGCGCCTCGGTGAGGAGTGTGAGGGAGATCGTCCCCACGATGAGGAAGGCTCTGGCCATTGCCCAGTCTGGAACTCCAGGACCTGTGTTCATAGAGTTCCCCATTGACACACTCTACCCCTTCCACCTGGTGTCCAAAGAGTTCGGAGTGAAAAACTCTCCCAAGGGAATAATGGGGAAAGTTGTCACTTG gtacctccacaatcacctaaagaACTTGTTTGCTGGGGCCTGGGAAACCAGAGATGTTTCACCTCTCCCTGTGCACATCCCTCAGGCCACAGACGATCAG GTACAAAAGTGTATAGAGCTGGTGAGCAGAGCCAAGAAGCCTGTTAtcctactggggagccaggcaaCACTACCTCCAACACCTGCAGATGACATCAG GGTAGCCCTGGAGTCCCTGGGCATCCCTTGCTTCCTGGGGGGAATGTCCCGTGGCATGCTGGGWAGGAACAGTCCCTTGCACATCAGACAGAACAGGAAATATGCCCTAAAAGACGCAGACCTTGTGCTGCTAGCAG GAACTGTATGTGACTTCCGATTAAGCTACGGCAGAGTGCTGAACAGGCGCAGCAAGATCATTGCTGTCAACAGAGATAAGACTCAACTTCTGAAGAACTCTGACATGTTCTGGAAGCCCAATGTGGCCGTTCAGG GAGATGTAGGCTCCTTCCTACTCCGTCTCTCCAAAGGCCTCATGGGCCACAAATGTCCCGAGGACTGGCCACAGAGGCTCAAAGCAGGAGACGTCACCAAAGAGAAGGCTAATCG GGGGAAGGCTGATGAGAAGACGGACCGCCACCTGAACCCCCTGAGTGTCCTACACCATGTGGATGAGTTGATGGCTGACGACAGCATCATAGTGGCGGATGGGGGCGACTTTGTGGGCAGTGCTGCCTACATCATGAGACCAAGGGGCCCACTCCGCTGGCTGGATCCAG GAGCATTTGGAACCCTTGGTGTTGGAGGAGGGTTTGCTCTGGGAGCCAAGCTGTGTCGGCCTGAGTCAGAG GTGTGGATTATCTATGGCGATGGATCCCTGGGATACAGTGTTGCAGAATTTGACACTTTTACCAGACACAAG acgCCAGTAATTGCTCTGGTGGGGAACGATGCCTGTTGGAGCCAGATCTCCAGGGAGCAGGTTCCCATCCTGGGCAGCAACGTGGCCTGTGGCCTGGCCTTCACAG ATTACCACATAGTTGCAGATGGTTACGGAGGCAAGGGCACCCTCATTGGTCGCGAGGACGAGTACAAGCTGGATGACATCATAAAAGAGGCACAGAAGGAGACCCGAGAGGGGAGAGCCACACTACTCAATGTTCTCATAGGGAAGACCAACTTCAGAGAGGGTTCCATCTCTGTGTAG